From the genome of Streptomyces sp. NBC_01304:
TCGGCGTTCAGGCGGACCCGGCGGCCGGGCAGGTCGAGCTCCTCGACCCTGAGCAGCGGCAGCGCCTCCAGGCGGGAGGCGTAGGCGGTGTCGACGAGCTCGACGTGGTCGCCGACGTTCAGGTCCAGCTTGTCGTCCTGGCCGAGGGTCGCCAACTGCACCCAGGTGCCGTCGAGTTCGTCGACGGGGAAGACCACGGAGCCGTTCTCCCGGGACCACTTGAAGGTGGCGTTGCCGGGCTTGCCGTCCTTGCCCGCCTCGCCCTTCTCGTGGATCTCCACGCGGTACAGCTGGTTCTCCGGACCCCGGTAGCGGGCGTCCGGCCTGACCAGGCAGGGGTCCTCGTCGGCGTGGTCGGGGCGCTCGCTGCGGGCGGCGAGGCGGGACTTGGGGACGGCTTCCTTGCGGGCCCAGCTCTCGAAGGCCGCGCGGACGTCGGCGGGCGGCGGTACGTCGCCCTCCAGGCCCAGGGCCGAGTAGGCGAGCGGCAGGACCTGCCAGACGACCTTGGAGCGGGCGGCCGTGTCCGGCATCGCCGAGCCGAGCGCGACCTCGCGCAGCGCCGGGTCCTCGGCTGCGGTCACCGCCCGCTCCCACACGTTGAGGTACACCACGAAGGGGTAGTCGGTGGGCAGCCGGTCGCCGGGCCGCTCCTGGTCCCGGTGGCCGTCCGGCTGGTCCCAGTACGTCCAGAACGGCTTCTCGGCCTCGGGCGCGTCCGCGGCGCCCTCGTCCGCGGCGTCCGCGGCGTCCTCGTCGGGTACCGGCGTACCCGCGACGGGGCGGGTCGCGTCGCACAGGATGCCGTCGACGTAGTAGCGGCCGCCGTAGATGTACAGGGTGTCGATGTCGGGCGTGCCACCGCGGTAGAAGATGCCGAATCCCGGGTTGTCGACCGGTCCGCCGTGCTGCCCTATCAGGTCGGCGGCGATCGTCCGCGCCTGGTGGAGCTGGATCGCGGCCTGCTCGTTGGCGTCGGCGTCGAGCTGGACCCGGCCCTGCTGGGCGATGACCGCCG
Proteins encoded in this window:
- a CDS encoding DUF6519 domain-containing protein, which translates into the protein MHADLSRSTFRPEAHYSAVIAQQGRVQLDADANEQAAIQLHQARTIAADLIGQHGGPVDNPGFGIFYRGGTPDIDTLYIYGGRYYVDGILCDATRPVAGTPVPDEDAADAADEGAADAPEAEKPFWTYWDQPDGHRDQERPGDRLPTDYPFVVYLNVWERAVTAAEDPALREVALGSAMPDTAARSKVVWQVLPLAYSALGLEGDVPPPADVRAAFESWARKEAVPKSRLAARSERPDHADEDPCLVRPDARYRGPENQLYRVEIHEKGEAGKDGKPGNATFKWSRENGSVVFPVDELDGTWVQLATLGQDDKLDLNVGDHVELVDTAYASRLEALPLLRVEELDLPGRRVRLNAEPDQHVGRRPELNPYLRRWDHHEAPKRKGRTSALRGGAIRIEEGTWLPLEDGVEVYFEKGGKYRTGDHWTVAARTATGGVEWPTDAARRPLLRHPAGIVRHYAPLALVKGEGSPVDLRLSFPTLARQSIAVADAAALAAEEQAREEEYAAEAASAAPGAGRSQTTAEAEATAAEGDA